A window of the Streptomyces sp. Ag109_O5-10 genome harbors these coding sequences:
- a CDS encoding universal stress protein: MAEQHQFERGTDGPKVIVVGMDGSDSSWRATSYAAGLARRQHALLAIVYVQPVLAAGAALGAPVAETTDEIAEELVGQIRDAAERFKGIYEVRWEFHTFRGDAYSGMVKAADELKADAVVVGASEQAGHRFIGSVAIRLVKAGRWPVTVVP; this comes from the coding sequence GTGGCGGAACAACACCAGTTCGAGCGGGGCACGGACGGCCCCAAGGTCATCGTGGTCGGTATGGACGGCTCGGACTCCTCGTGGCGCGCGACCTCCTACGCGGCGGGTCTGGCCCGGCGGCAGCATGCGCTGCTGGCCATCGTGTACGTCCAGCCGGTCCTCGCGGCCGGCGCGGCGCTCGGGGCGCCGGTGGCGGAGACCACGGACGAGATCGCGGAGGAGCTGGTCGGGCAGATCCGGGACGCGGCCGAGCGGTTCAAGGGGATATACGAGGTGCGCTGGGAGTTCCACACCTTCCGCGGGGACGCCTACAGCGGGATGGTGAAGGCGGCCGACGAGCTGAAGGCGGACGCGGTCGTGGTGGGCGCCTCCGAGCAGGCCGGCCACCGGTTCATCGGCTCGGTCGCGATCCGTCTGGTGAAGGCGGGACGGTGGCCGGTGACGGTCGTGCCGTAG
- a CDS encoding zf-HC2 domain-containing protein, with amino-acid sequence MRSLERHRDVGAYALGVLDEAEAFRFEDHLMECPSCTAHVTEFGPAARQLMLYRRATPRFVHPMAQPGPRLLDRLLAEVATRHRAKRRKLLYGLAASVVFAVAGPGIAAYVGHEAAPTVQVTAATDAHSGIWAQVKSEDTDSGSTIELQVKDPDGPRSCRLVAVGHDGSEQIVTTWAERDHDDRVSTMAGGASMHPDEIDRYEVRDADGQRLVTLDPR; translated from the coding sequence ATGAGGTCCCTGGAAAGGCATCGCGACGTCGGCGCGTACGCGCTCGGCGTGCTGGACGAGGCGGAGGCCTTCCGCTTCGAGGACCATCTCATGGAGTGCCCGAGCTGCACGGCACACGTGACCGAGTTCGGCCCCGCGGCACGGCAGTTGATGCTGTACCGCCGGGCCACGCCGCGCTTCGTGCACCCCATGGCACAGCCCGGCCCCCGGCTCCTCGACCGGCTGCTCGCCGAGGTCGCGACCCGGCACCGGGCCAAGCGCCGCAAGCTGCTGTACGGCCTGGCCGCCTCGGTGGTGTTCGCGGTCGCCGGCCCCGGCATCGCGGCCTACGTCGGCCACGAGGCCGCGCCGACCGTACAGGTCACCGCGGCCACCGACGCGCACTCCGGGATCTGGGCGCAGGTGAAGTCGGAGGACACGGACTCGGGCAGCACGATCGAGCTGCAGGTGAAGGACCCGGACGGGCCGCGCTCCTGCCGCCTGGTCGCCGTCGGCCACGACGGCTCCGAGCAGATCGTCACCACCTGGGCGGAGCGGGACCACGACGACCGGGTGAGCACCATGGCCGGCGGCGCCTCGATGCACCCCGACGAGATCGACCGCTACGAGGTGCGCGACGCGGACGGGCAGCGCCTGGTGACCCTGGACCCCAGGTGA
- a CDS encoding amino acid permease, producing the protein MAKLRMGEGILRRKPIEHVEESEVTEGARLDRSLGLVQLTAIGVGGIIGAGIFTLAGTVANETAGPAVLVSFLIAGVASACAALSYAEFAGLIPKAGSAYTYGYAVLGEFAGWFIGWDLLLEYTAIVAVVAIGISGYFSFLVEEMGANLPHWMLGAPGTGDGHRVDLFAALLCLLIAYLLNLGIRSAARFETIVVVLKVLVVLLVIGVGVFHINAANYHPFFPFGVSGTFTGAATVFFAVFGYDAMSTAAEESKDAQRHMPKAIIYSLAISMVLYVAACLVLTGMQKYKDIDPESGFSTAFKSVGLSGLADVIAVGAIIGILTVMFTFMLGVTRVWFSMSRDGLLPGWFAKTHPTRHVPTRVTWIVGVASALLAGFVPIGEAAELTNIGILLAFVVVCTAVIVLRYRRPELPRSFRTPWMPFVPALGVVFSIWLITFLKWETWVRFAVWFVIGCVIYFGYSYKRSRLAGR; encoded by the coding sequence ATGGCCAAGCTCCGCATGGGTGAAGGAATTCTCCGTCGCAAACCCATCGAGCACGTCGAGGAGAGCGAGGTCACCGAGGGCGCCCGGCTCGACAGATCGCTCGGGCTGGTGCAGCTCACCGCGATCGGCGTGGGAGGCATCATCGGTGCGGGCATCTTCACGCTCGCGGGCACGGTCGCCAACGAGACGGCAGGGCCCGCCGTCCTGGTCTCGTTCCTCATCGCCGGGGTGGCGAGCGCCTGCGCGGCCCTGTCGTACGCCGAGTTCGCCGGGCTGATCCCGAAGGCGGGATCTGCCTACACGTACGGCTACGCGGTGCTCGGCGAGTTCGCGGGCTGGTTCATCGGCTGGGACCTGCTCCTGGAGTACACGGCGATCGTGGCGGTGGTCGCGATCGGCATCTCGGGGTACTTCAGCTTCCTGGTCGAGGAGATGGGCGCGAACCTGCCGCACTGGATGCTCGGCGCGCCCGGCACCGGCGACGGCCACCGGGTCGACCTGTTCGCCGCCCTGCTCTGTCTGCTCATCGCGTATCTGCTCAACCTCGGCATCCGGAGCGCGGCCCGCTTCGAGACGATCGTGGTGGTGCTCAAGGTGCTGGTGGTGCTGCTGGTGATCGGCGTGGGTGTCTTCCACATCAATGCGGCCAACTACCACCCCTTCTTCCCGTTCGGCGTCAGCGGGACGTTCACCGGGGCGGCGACCGTGTTCTTCGCGGTCTTCGGGTACGACGCGATGTCGACGGCGGCCGAGGAGTCGAAGGACGCCCAGCGGCACATGCCGAAGGCGATCATCTACTCGCTGGCGATCTCGATGGTGCTGTACGTGGCGGCCTGCCTGGTCCTGACGGGCATGCAGAAGTACAAGGACATCGACCCGGAGAGCGGCTTCTCGACGGCGTTCAAGTCGGTGGGGCTGAGCGGCCTGGCGGACGTGATCGCGGTGGGCGCGATCATCGGCATCCTCACCGTCATGTTCACGTTCATGCTGGGCGTGACCCGGGTCTGGTTCTCCATGTCGCGGGACGGGCTGCTGCCCGGCTGGTTCGCGAAGACGCACCCGACGCGGCACGTGCCGACCCGGGTGACCTGGATCGTGGGGGTCGCCTCGGCACTGCTCGCCGGGTTCGTGCCGATCGGCGAGGCGGCCGAACTCACCAACATCGGCATCCTGCTGGCGTTCGTGGTGGTGTGCACGGCGGTCATCGTGCTGCGCTACCGCCGGCCGGAGCTGCCGCGCAGCTTCCGTACGCCGTGGATGCCGTTCGTGCCGGCGCTGGGTGTCGTCTTCTCGATCTGGCTGATCACGTTCCTGAAGTGGGAGACCTGGGTGCGGTTCGCGGTCTGGTTCGTGATCGGGTGCGTGATCTACTTCGGCTACTCGTACAAGAGGTCGCGGCTGGCCGGGCGGTGA
- a CDS encoding MFS transporter: MGRRFGWLWAAYSVSALGTWLAFDAFSVIAVIALHAGPAEVALLAAAGPAVGAVAAVPLGPWVEFRRKRPVMAAMDLIRFAALLTVPVAYALGALGLGQLLLVSVAVAAADITFNAASGAFLKSLVPADRLLTANARFESTNWTALVLGPPLGGAAIGLFGPVTTVAANAVSFLLSALGIRAVGGGEPRPAQRDVQRLRAADLLDGWRHILTSPALRPLFFNSLAGNALIMVAAPPLAVLMLGRLGFTPWQYGLAFAVPCLGGLLGARAARPLVARYGQWRVLRAASGLRALWPLGLAFVGPGPAGLLLVMVLEFGVITCSAVYSPVYATRRLEHTPDDRVARTLSAWAVTSKATTAALTALWGLLASLTGPRTAIALAGILLLATPLLLLRETATARPSPATVPPSPDGSRPSR; the protein is encoded by the coding sequence ATGGGGCGGCGGTTCGGGTGGCTGTGGGCCGCGTACTCGGTGAGTGCGCTCGGCACCTGGCTCGCCTTCGACGCGTTCTCGGTGATCGCCGTCATCGCGCTGCACGCGGGGCCGGCCGAGGTGGCGCTGCTCGCCGCGGCCGGGCCCGCCGTGGGCGCGGTGGCCGCGGTGCCGCTGGGGCCGTGGGTGGAGTTCCGGCGCAAGCGGCCGGTGATGGCGGCGATGGACCTGATCAGGTTCGCGGCCCTGCTCACCGTCCCCGTCGCCTACGCGCTCGGAGCCCTCGGCCTCGGCCAGCTACTGCTCGTCTCGGTGGCCGTCGCGGCCGCCGACATCACGTTCAACGCGGCCTCCGGCGCCTTCCTGAAGTCCCTCGTCCCGGCCGACCGGCTGCTCACCGCGAACGCCCGGTTCGAGTCCACCAACTGGACCGCGCTGGTCCTCGGCCCGCCCCTCGGCGGCGCCGCGATCGGCCTGTTCGGGCCGGTGACGACCGTCGCGGCGAACGCGGTCAGCTTCCTGTTGTCGGCGCTCGGCATCCGGGCCGTCGGCGGCGGCGAGCCGCGCCCCGCACAGCGGGACGTGCAGCGGCTGCGCGCCGCGGACCTGCTCGACGGCTGGCGGCACATCCTCACCAGCCCCGCTCTGCGGCCCCTCTTCTTCAACAGCCTCGCCGGCAACGCCCTGATCATGGTCGCCGCACCCCCGCTGGCGGTCCTCATGCTCGGCCGGCTCGGCTTCACCCCCTGGCAGTACGGCCTCGCCTTCGCCGTGCCCTGCCTGGGCGGACTCCTCGGCGCCCGCGCCGCCCGGCCGCTGGTCGCCCGGTACGGGCAGTGGCGGGTGCTGCGCGCCGCGAGCGGCCTGCGTGCCCTCTGGCCCCTCGGGCTGGCCTTCGTCGGGCCAGGGCCGGCCGGACTGCTGCTGGTGATGGTCCTGGAGTTCGGGGTGATCACCTGCTCGGCCGTCTACAGTCCGGTCTACGCCACCCGCCGCCTGGAGCACACCCCGGACGACCGGGTCGCCCGCACCCTGTCCGCGTGGGCGGTCACCAGCAAGGCCACCACGGCCGCCCTGACCGCCCTGTGGGGCCTGCTGGCGAGCCTCACAGGACCGCGCACCGCGATCGCACTCGCCGGGATCCTGCTCCTGGCGACCCCGCTGCTGCTCCTGCGGGAGACCGCTACGGCACGACCGTCACCGGCCACCGTCCCGCCTTCACCAGACGGATCGCGACCGAGCCGATGA
- a CDS encoding LysR family transcriptional regulator, with protein MDLTAVRTFVAVADSGQFQEAAAVLGVTQQAVSKRIASLEKELGVRLFTRTARGAEPTADGRAFLPPARELLLAEERAAASVRRGRRPLRVDVVGARLAPAALLRGFHEAHPGHALDVVTLFDVESALTALRSGAVDASFRAVAMPGRPLPRGIEAVRVYDEPVQLLTGPGHALAGRTSVTPAELAGHRIWIPGIVEGTEWAAYYASLAAEFGLAIDSSGPNFSGALQDALAASGTLATLVTEETRLTWPDGHDLRRIPLLDPTPVYPLSLLWATANPHPALAALRAHLTEARPPRTAARTWTPGWAETVRGVFRP; from the coding sequence GTGGATCTCACCGCCGTGCGCACCTTCGTCGCCGTGGCCGACTCCGGGCAGTTCCAGGAGGCCGCGGCCGTGCTGGGGGTCACCCAGCAGGCCGTGTCCAAGCGGATCGCCTCGCTGGAGAAGGAGCTGGGGGTGCGGCTGTTCACCCGGACCGCGCGGGGCGCCGAGCCGACCGCCGACGGCCGGGCGTTCCTGCCGCCCGCCCGCGAGCTGCTGCTGGCCGAGGAGCGGGCGGCCGCCTCGGTACGGCGGGGCCGGCGCCCCCTGCGGGTCGACGTGGTCGGCGCCCGGCTCGCCCCGGCGGCGCTGCTGCGCGGGTTCCACGAGGCGCACCCGGGCCACGCCCTGGACGTCGTCACCCTCTTCGACGTGGAGTCGGCGCTGACCGCTCTGCGCTCCGGTGCGGTCGACGCGTCCTTCCGGGCGGTCGCCATGCCGGGCCGGCCGCTGCCGAGGGGCATCGAGGCGGTCCGGGTGTACGACGAGCCGGTGCAGCTGCTCACCGGCCCGGGGCACGCCCTGGCAGGCCGGACCTCGGTCACGCCCGCGGAGCTGGCCGGGCACCGGATCTGGATCCCGGGGATCGTGGAAGGCACCGAGTGGGCCGCGTACTACGCCTCCCTCGCCGCCGAGTTCGGACTCGCCATCGACTCCTCCGGCCCCAACTTCTCCGGGGCCCTGCAGGACGCCCTCGCGGCCTCCGGCACCCTGGCGACCCTGGTCACCGAGGAGACCCGGCTGACCTGGCCCGACGGCCACGACCTGCGCCGGATCCCACTCCTCGACCCGACCCCCGTCTACCCGCTCTCCCTGCTCTGGGCCACCGCCAACCCGCACCCGGCGCTCGCCGCCCTGCGCGCCCATCTCACCGAGGCCCGCCCGCCGCGCACCGCCGCCCGGACCTGGACGCCGGGCTGGGCCGAGACCGTGCGTGGCGTCTTCCGTCCTTGA
- a CDS encoding alpha/beta fold hydrolase, with protein MNAAADVRFFPSSDGDLAYLDTGSGDPVVLLHSGYVDHRFWYRQVPALAAGYRVIAPDVRGHGFSANAGAPFRWADDLAALLRHLDAGPAVLVGVSMGGVIATDTVLEHPELVRAVVTCGAATGDFRYTGPWHTELQAEYARTLGAGDIDGWLDAFVKVVAGEHRSLDDVDPEIPRRLRELALHMISKHTPDEPDRLIRVTDSWSRVPKIDVPVLAVNGGLEPAELLAAAERLAREVPNGRAEVVEGAGHYPNLEKPEEFNALLLGFLHGL; from the coding sequence ATGAATGCTGCTGCGGACGTCCGCTTCTTCCCGTCCTCCGACGGCGACCTCGCCTACCTCGACACCGGCTCGGGCGACCCGGTGGTCCTGCTCCACTCCGGGTACGTCGACCACCGCTTCTGGTACCGGCAGGTTCCGGCGCTCGCCGCCGGGTACCGGGTGATCGCCCCGGACGTGCGCGGCCACGGCTTCTCCGCCAACGCGGGCGCGCCGTTCCGCTGGGCCGACGACCTCGCCGCGCTCCTGCGTCACCTCGACGCCGGGCCCGCGGTCCTGGTCGGCGTCTCGATGGGCGGCGTGATCGCCACCGACACCGTGCTGGAACACCCCGAGCTGGTCCGCGCGGTGGTCACCTGCGGTGCCGCCACCGGCGACTTCAGGTACACCGGCCCCTGGCACACGGAACTCCAGGCCGAGTACGCCCGCACCCTGGGCGCCGGTGACATCGACGGCTGGCTCGACGCCTTCGTGAAGGTCGTGGCGGGCGAGCACCGCTCCCTCGACGACGTCGACCCGGAGATCCCGCGCCGGCTGCGGGAGCTGGCCCTGCACATGATCTCCAAGCACACGCCCGACGAGCCCGACCGGCTGATCCGCGTGACCGACTCCTGGTCACGCGTGCCGAAGATCGACGTCCCGGTGCTCGCGGTCAACGGCGGACTGGAACCCGCCGAACTGCTCGCCGCCGCCGAGCGCCTGGCCCGCGAGGTCCCGAACGGCCGCGCCGAGGTCGTCGAGGGCGCCGGCCACTACCCGAACCTGGAGAAGCCCGAGGAGTTCAACGCCCTCCTGCTCGGCTTCCTCCACGGCCTCTAG
- a CDS encoding MarR family winged helix-turn-helix transcriptional regulator — MDKPLAPDELGERITEVFDLIGPLYRRAFRKVEQGEQIEGASVGVRSVLDLLRRYEPMTVPQMGRIMALSRQFVQRMVNDAVARGWAEVTPNPAHQRSSLIRLTDEGRATVTAILAREHALNRQVGGDLTDAELTACVRVLRQLLVTFDHVDVE, encoded by the coding sequence ATGGACAAGCCCCTCGCCCCCGACGAGCTGGGCGAGCGCATCACCGAGGTGTTCGATCTGATCGGCCCGCTCTACCGGCGCGCCTTCCGCAAGGTCGAGCAGGGCGAGCAGATCGAGGGGGCCTCGGTCGGGGTGCGCTCGGTGCTGGACCTGCTGCGCCGGTACGAGCCCATGACGGTGCCCCAGATGGGCCGGATCATGGCGCTGAGCCGGCAGTTCGTGCAGCGCATGGTGAACGACGCGGTGGCGCGCGGCTGGGCCGAGGTCACCCCCAACCCGGCGCACCAGCGCTCCTCGCTGATCCGCCTCACGGACGAGGGCCGGGCGACCGTCACCGCGATCCTCGCCCGCGAGCACGCCCTGAACCGGCAGGTCGGCGGCGACCTGACCGACGCCGAGCTCACGGCGTGCGTGCGGGTGCTGAGGCAGTTGCTGGTGACCTTCGACCACGTCGACGTGGAGTGA
- a CDS encoding sigma-70 family RNA polymerase sigma factor, whose translation MTAGTTLPHGTTTAEHELVALQREHGRPLFALLLRLSDGDRQRAEDLVQETLVRAWQHPEALRADAFDSVLPWLLTVGRRLAIDARRARQARPVEVHDAVLENTRAAGDHAERAAATLDVREAVKTLTPEHREVLVLVYFQGASVAEAAEALGIPPGTVKSRAYYALRALRRVLPGYAPDLH comes from the coding sequence ATGACGGCCGGAACCACCCTTCCCCACGGGACGACGACCGCCGAGCACGAGCTCGTCGCGCTCCAGCGCGAGCACGGCCGACCGCTCTTCGCGCTGCTGCTCCGGCTCAGCGACGGGGACCGGCAGCGGGCCGAGGACCTCGTCCAGGAGACCCTCGTACGCGCCTGGCAGCACCCCGAGGCGCTGCGCGCCGACGCCTTCGACTCCGTGCTGCCGTGGCTGCTGACGGTCGGCCGGCGGCTCGCCATCGACGCGCGCCGGGCCCGGCAGGCGCGGCCCGTCGAGGTGCACGACGCCGTCCTGGAGAACACCCGGGCCGCCGGCGACCACGCCGAACGCGCCGCCGCGACGCTCGACGTCCGGGAGGCTGTGAAGACTCTCACCCCCGAGCACCGTGAAGTCCTGGTGCTGGTGTACTTCCAGGGGGCGAGTGTTGCGGAAGCAGCCGAGGCCCTCGGGATCCCACCCGGTACCGTGAAGTCGCGGGCGTACTACGCGCTGCGCGCCCTGCGCCGGGTTCTGCCCGGTTATGCACCCGACCTGCACTGA
- a CDS encoding CapA family protein, whose translation MINRRRQAALALTALLAAAAACQNHVREESAAPPPQPAPAVPATGFTLVASGDVMPLNSAYDHANFDAGGNGYDFRPMLTGVAPVVSRADLALCHLATVTGTDGERPGLTSPPQLAEALAATGYDGCSTASDRALDDGAAGIQRTLDALDRVGVRHSGTARTQAEAGTLTLLNAGRAKVAQLSYTYDVNGNSLPPGQPWAVGLLDENRILADARAARQAGADVVVVSVHWGAEGTDAPDQQQLTLAKRLTEARTGGRPDIDLILGTHAHVPQAYEKVNGTWVVYGLGDQLAGEMYNSQGRQDPRGNQSTLARFTFSPPTTPGGRWEVAKAEFVPQLYDVDAGRVVDLNAAIDQGADFTAARDAIRDVVLSRGAAKDGLIMGE comes from the coding sequence ATGATCAATCGCAGACGCCAGGCGGCCCTGGCCCTGACCGCCCTGCTCGCCGCCGCGGCCGCATGCCAGAACCACGTGCGGGAGGAGAGCGCCGCCCCGCCCCCGCAACCGGCACCGGCCGTGCCCGCCACCGGCTTCACCCTCGTCGCCTCGGGTGACGTCATGCCGCTGAACTCCGCGTACGACCACGCGAACTTCGACGCGGGCGGCAACGGCTACGACTTCCGCCCGATGCTCACCGGCGTCGCACCGGTCGTCTCCCGCGCCGACCTGGCGCTCTGTCACCTGGCGACCGTCACCGGCACGGACGGCGAACGGCCCGGGCTCACCTCCCCGCCGCAGCTCGCGGAGGCACTCGCCGCCACCGGCTACGACGGCTGCTCCACCGCCTCCGACCGCGCCCTGGACGACGGCGCCGCGGGCATCCAGCGCACCCTCGACGCCCTGGACCGGGTGGGCGTCAGACACTCCGGCACCGCCCGCACCCAGGCCGAGGCCGGCACCCTCACCCTGCTGAACGCGGGCCGCGCCAAGGTCGCCCAGCTCTCCTACACCTACGACGTCAACGGCAACTCCCTGCCGCCCGGCCAGCCCTGGGCGGTCGGCCTCCTCGACGAGAACCGCATCCTCGCCGACGCCCGCGCCGCCCGGCAGGCGGGCGCCGACGTGGTCGTGGTCTCCGTACACTGGGGCGCCGAGGGCACGGACGCCCCCGACCAGCAGCAGCTGACCCTCGCCAAACGGCTCACCGAGGCCCGCACCGGCGGCCGCCCCGACATCGACCTGATCCTCGGCACCCACGCCCACGTCCCGCAGGCCTACGAGAAGGTCAACGGCACCTGGGTGGTCTACGGCCTCGGCGACCAGCTGGCCGGCGAGATGTACAACAGCCAGGGCCGGCAGGACCCGCGCGGCAACCAGTCCACCCTCGCCCGCTTCACCTTCAGCCCGCCCACCACCCCGGGCGGCCGCTGGGAGGTCGCCAAGGCCGAGTTCGTCCCCCAGCTCTACGACGTCGACGCGGGCCGGGTCGTCGACCTCAACGCGGCCATCGACCAGGGCGCCGACTTCACCGCCGCCCGGGACGCCATCCGGGACGTCGTGCTCAGCCGCGGCGCCGCCAAGGACGGACTGATCATGGGGGAGTAG
- a CDS encoding Fpg/Nei family DNA glycosylase has protein sequence MPELPEVEALRDFLTEHLVGRQVVRVLPVAVSVLKTYDPPVGAFEGSEVVAVHRHGKFLDIEGDRGLRFVTHLARAGWLQWKDRLPDGLPRPGKGPLALRAALETGAGFDLTEAGTQKKLAVYVVRDPQDVPGIARLGPDPLAGDFDEARLAALLKDERRRLKGALRDQSLIAGVGNAYSDEILHAAKMSPFKLAASLTPEETHRLYEALRTTLTEAVERSHSLAAGRLKAEKKSGLRVHGRTGEPCPVCGDTIREVSFSDSSLQYCPTCQTGGKPLADRRMSRLLR, from the coding sequence ATGCCCGAACTGCCCGAGGTCGAAGCGCTCAGGGACTTCCTGACCGAGCACCTGGTCGGCCGCCAGGTCGTACGCGTGCTGCCGGTCGCCGTCAGCGTCCTGAAGACGTACGACCCCCCGGTCGGCGCCTTCGAGGGCAGCGAGGTCGTCGCCGTGCACCGGCACGGCAAGTTCCTGGACATCGAGGGCGACCGCGGACTGCGGTTCGTGACCCACCTGGCCCGCGCCGGCTGGCTCCAGTGGAAGGACCGGCTGCCGGACGGGCTGCCCCGCCCCGGGAAGGGTCCGCTGGCGCTGCGAGCGGCCCTGGAGACGGGTGCGGGCTTCGACCTCACCGAGGCCGGCACCCAGAAGAAGCTGGCCGTGTACGTCGTCCGAGACCCGCAGGACGTCCCCGGCATCGCCCGGCTCGGCCCCGACCCGCTCGCCGGCGACTTCGACGAGGCCCGGCTGGCCGCCCTGCTGAAGGACGAGCGGCGCCGGCTCAAGGGCGCCCTGCGCGACCAGAGCCTGATCGCCGGGGTGGGCAACGCCTACAGCGACGAGATCCTGCACGCGGCGAAGATGTCCCCGTTCAAGCTGGCCGCGTCCCTGACACCGGAGGAGACGCACCGGCTCTACGAGGCGCTGCGCACCACCCTCACCGAGGCGGTGGAGCGCTCCCACAGCCTGGCGGCGGGGCGGCTCAAGGCCGAGAAGAAGAGCGGTCTGCGCGTCCACGGCCGGACCGGCGAGCCCTGCCCGGTCTGCGGCGACACCATCCGCGAGGTCTCCTTCAGCGACTCCTCGCTGCAGTACTGCCCGACCTGCCAGACCGGCGGCAAGCCGCTCGCGGACCGCCGCATGTCCCGGCTGCTCAGGTAG